A region of Campylobacter sp. RM16189 DNA encodes the following proteins:
- a CDS encoding Arm DNA-binding domain-containing protein, giving the protein MANISKANLQDKDIRKLQPPKSKKKIAVGNPKELYLWLNPSGKKTFFIRTKDDKSLTIGEFREGNSVSEARMDAVKLLKELESGKDIYTIKGKNDKYKFKSLFNIYIEQKQKNGAAIPQNYKIKISVSDDFKLLPGSTKKKPKYQALNGLEDDRD; this is encoded by the coding sequence ATGGCAAACATCTCTAAGGCAAACCTTCAAGATAAAGATATTAGAAAACTGCAACCTCCAAAATCTAAAAAGAAAATAGCTGTAGGGAATCCCAAAGAGTTATATTTATGGCTTAACCCAAGTGGTAAGAAAACATTCTTTATAAGAACAAAAGATGATAAGTCGCTTACAATAGGTGAGTTTAGAGAAGGCAATAGTGTAAGCGAAGCAAGGATGGATGCCGTAAAACTCCTAAAAGAGCTTGAAAGTGGTAAGGATATATATACTATTAAAGGCAAGAACGATAAGTATAAATTTAAAAGCCTATTTAATATATACATAGAGCAAAAACAGAAAAACGGTGCCGCAATACCGCAAAACTATAAGATAAAAATTAGCGTAAGTGATGATTTTAAGCTATTGCCGGGTAGCACAAAGAAAAAACCAAAATATCAAGCGCTCAACGGGTTGGAAGATGATAGAGATTGA
- a CDS encoding phosphorelay protein yields the protein MGILKNLEIDYSYDIVEEFLTHYSMMCELMEPLIIDLAREDRYKSSIEELFRIFHNIKSATSFMKIDPILKLTTLSEEICSEARDLRGPANDEFVDWLLVVSDQFSKYREDIEVDAEFFSVLNPMIVKIPSRLDI from the coding sequence ATGGGGATATTAAAAAATCTTGAAATTGACTACTCTTATGATATTGTTGAAGAATTTTTAACGCACTATTCTATGATGTGTGAGCTTATGGAACCTCTCATAATTGATCTTGCTAGGGAGGATAGATACAAGAGTAGTATAGAGGAGTTATTTAGAATTTTTCACAATATTAAATCGGCTACATCATTTATGAAGATTGATCCTATATTAAAACTTACTACTCTTAGTGAAGAAATTTGCTCTGAAGCAAGGGATCTAAGAGGGCCTGCAAATGATGAATTTGTGGATTGGCTACTAGTGGTAAGTGATCAATTTAGCAAATATCGTGAAGATATAGAGGTTGATGCTGAATTTTTTAGTGTTTTAAATCCTATGATTGTGAAAATTCCTTCAAGACTCGATATTTGA
- the panB gene encoding 3-methyl-2-oxobutanoate hydroxymethyltransferase, which yields MLLKEKKNTITDIKNKKLIQPIVPIVAITAYDALFARLFDDYVDIILIGDSLNLSFNGKKDTLSSSMEIMLYHTKAVCAGSKHAFKVADMPFASYINEKTAIKNASKFFKQTNAEAIKLEGGLRVTKIIKRLCEEGISVMGHIGLMPQQVRLEGGYKVKGRAQDDENRLIEEAIAIEEAGAFSIVIEGVIESVAEKVAKSVKIPVIGIGSGVKVDGQILVWSDMLGFFEEFKPKFAKRYIDGSNLVREAVQRYAEEVKNRAFPSEEYKYKI from the coding sequence ATGCTTTTAAAAGAAAAAAAAAATACAATAACCGACATCAAAAACAAAAAACTAATCCAACCTATAGTTCCCATAGTTGCGATTACAGCTTATGATGCACTTTTTGCTAGGCTTTTTGATGATTACGTTGATATTATTTTAATAGGAGATAGTCTTAACTTGAGCTTCAATGGCAAAAAAGATACATTAAGCTCCTCAATGGAGATTATGCTGTATCATACAAAAGCCGTTTGTGCTGGCTCAAAACACGCTTTTAAAGTCGCAGACATGCCTTTTGCAAGCTACATAAATGAAAAAACAGCAATTAAAAATGCTTCGAAATTTTTTAAACAAACCAATGCCGAGGCTATTAAGCTAGAGGGTGGACTAAGAGTAACAAAAATCATAAAAAGGCTTTGCGAGGAGGGAATAAGTGTGATGGGCCATATAGGGCTTATGCCCCAACAGGTAAGATTAGAGGGTGGATACAAAGTAAAAGGTCGCGCACAAGATGATGAAAATAGGCTTATTGAAGAGGCAATAGCTATAGAAGAGGCTGGCGCATTTTCTATAGTTATTGAAGGAGTAATAGAAAGCGTAGCAGAAAAAGTGGCTAAGAGTGTTAAAATACCGGTTATAGGCATAGGTTCAGGAGTTAAGGTGGACGGGCAAATTTTAGTCTGGTCAGATATGCTAGGATTCTTTGAAGAGTTTAAACCAAAATTTGCAAAACGTTATATCGATGGCTCAAATTTGGTTCGTGAAGCGGTGCAAAGATACGCGGAAGAAGTAAAAAATAGAGCTTTTCCAAGCGAAGAATACAAATACAAAATTTAG
- a CDS encoding tetratricopeptide repeat protein — protein MKFKILILFLIFTSQIFAMQSEISQARDAFEKKDYKKVKEIVTKICDKGDGYGCAVLGDMYYKGLGIEQDKKMAYEFFNKACELKNGTGCFDLALIYKKGEIVNKNTKRVFELYSKACELKEDNACTNLGVMYYNGEGTEKDHRKAFDLYYKACELYNGTACFNIASMIYEGVSTEKNYKNALKFFDRSCYMKNALGCNALGIMYENGYGTDKNVYNAYDSYATACHMGNENGCNALGIKFENGKIDEKKYEEYESIAASCKMGDKQRCEILQKLLEKF, from the coding sequence ATGAAATTTAAAATTTTAATATTATTTTTAATTTTTACAAGTCAAATTTTTGCTATGCAGAGTGAAATATCGCAGGCCAGAGATGCATTTGAAAAAAAAGATTACAAAAAAGTCAAGGAAATAGTGACAAAAATTTGCGATAAAGGCGATGGATACGGATGTGCTGTTTTGGGAGATATGTATTATAAAGGGCTTGGCATCGAGCAAGATAAAAAAATGGCATACGAGTTTTTTAACAAAGCTTGTGAGCTAAAAAATGGGACAGGATGCTTTGATCTAGCCCTTATATATAAAAAAGGCGAGATTGTAAACAAAAATACAAAAAGAGTTTTTGAACTTTACTCAAAGGCTTGCGAGCTAAAAGAGGATAATGCCTGCACAAATTTGGGCGTTATGTATTACAATGGTGAGGGTACTGAAAAAGATCACCGCAAAGCATTTGATCTTTATTATAAAGCTTGCGAACTATACAATGGAACTGCATGCTTTAATATAGCATCTATGATATACGAAGGAGTATCTACCGAAAAAAATTATAAAAACGCCTTGAAATTTTTTGATCGCTCATGCTATATGAAAAACGCTCTTGGATGTAATGCTCTAGGCATAATGTATGAAAACGGCTACGGAACAGATAAAAACGTCTATAATGCCTACGATTCATACGCAACAGCTTGCCATATGGGCAATGAAAATGGATGCAATGCACTCGGAATCAAATTTGAAAATGGAAAAATAGACGAAAAAAAATACGAGGAGTATGAGTCTATAGCTGCTTCTTGCAAGATGGGCGACAAGCAAAGATGCGAAATACTGCAAAAGCTATTGGAGAAATTTTAG
- the ruvB gene encoding Holliday junction branch migration DNA helicase RuvB encodes MDRIVEIEKVSFESEFETSLRPAKFEDYIGQEKIKQNLDVFIKAAKKRGECLDHVLFYGPPGLGKTTLAHIISNEMGVSIKMTAAPMIEKSGDLAAVLTNLQEGDVLFIDEIHRLSSAIEEVLYPAMEDFRLDIIIGSGPAAQTIKIDLPKFTLIGATTRAGMISAPLRDRFGMDFRLQFYSHEELAKIVQIASVKLGKECEKLAALEIARRARATPRIALRLLKRIRDFAEVNDELIISQKRAKEALDALGVNEIGFDEMDIKYLKILLEAKRRPLGLNTIAAALSEDEGTIEDVIEPYLLANGFIERTAKGRIASAKCFDTFKLNFKEQKGLFDGQ; translated from the coding sequence ATGGATAGAATCGTAGAAATAGAAAAAGTAAGCTTTGAAAGCGAGTTTGAAACATCGCTTCGCCCTGCAAAATTTGAAGACTATATCGGGCAAGAAAAGATAAAGCAGAATTTAGATGTCTTCATAAAGGCTGCTAAAAAGCGCGGAGAGTGCCTTGATCACGTGCTTTTTTACGGACCTCCCGGGCTTGGTAAAACCACTCTTGCGCACATCATCTCAAACGAGATGGGGGTAAGCATAAAAATGACCGCTGCACCGATGATCGAAAAGAGCGGAGATCTTGCTGCCGTGCTTACAAATTTGCAAGAAGGCGACGTGCTCTTTATCGATGAAATTCACCGCTTAAGCTCGGCTATCGAAGAGGTGCTTTACCCTGCGATGGAGGACTTTAGGCTTGATATCATCATAGGCTCAGGCCCTGCAGCACAAACGATCAAGATCGATCTGCCTAAATTTACGCTAATAGGCGCTACAACAAGAGCCGGCATGATCTCAGCTCCGCTTAGAGATCGCTTCGGAATGGACTTTAGACTTCAGTTTTACAGCCACGAAGAGCTAGCCAAAATAGTTCAAATAGCATCCGTAAAGCTTGGCAAAGAGTGTGAAAAGCTAGCCGCACTTGAAATCGCAAGACGCGCCAGAGCAACACCTAGAATCGCGCTTAGACTGCTAAAGCGAATTCGCGACTTTGCCGAAGTAAACGATGAGCTTATTATCTCTCAAAAACGTGCTAAAGAGGCACTTGACGCACTTGGAGTAAATGAAATCGGCTTTGACGAGATGGATATAAAATATCTTAAAATTTTACTTGAAGCCAAAAGAAGACCACTAGGATTAAACACTATAGCGGCTGCACTTAGTGAGGACGAAGGCACGATAGAAGACGTTATAGAACCTTATTTACTTGCAAACGGCTTTATTGAAAGAACCGCAAAAGGTAGAATAGCAAGCGCAAAATGCTTTGATACTTTTAAACTAAATTTTAAAGAGCAAAAAGGACTTTTTGATGGTCAATAA
- a CDS encoding AI-2E family transporter, with translation MVNNSRIFFGIFVFFAISLVIYLFKPFLLNIFIAALLAVATSNINVKFLELTKNRKTLSAALTTVVLFLLFIAPFIYAVIELTRQAAGFNMNNVTNTIDYIKNYDFALPASIDFLEPKFKELIANIDIKAISANIISNLANIGKLSAKFLTDMVIIVVFVFFSFVYGNDLVSYLKEALPMQKEDTQFILSEVANVMSVVFFSIIANMILQGFLFAIITMFFGYNGFLTGIVFGFSSLIPVVGGLLAWGPISLYEFANGNTMGAIIIALYTIIMISIVADTFLKPLIIKFINDRLVEIPTKINELLIFFAMIAGITTFGFWGIILGPAIVTFFLSTIKLYVLLKERSFV, from the coding sequence ATGGTCAATAACAGTAGAATTTTCTTCGGAATTTTCGTATTTTTCGCAATCTCTTTGGTTATTTATTTATTTAAGCCATTTTTGCTAAATATTTTTATAGCCGCTCTGCTAGCGGTCGCGACATCTAATATAAACGTTAAATTTTTAGAACTTACCAAAAACCGCAAAACACTATCAGCAGCACTTACTACGGTAGTTTTGTTTTTACTATTCATCGCTCCTTTTATCTACGCTGTGATAGAGCTTACAAGGCAAGCAGCCGGATTTAATATGAATAACGTTACAAATACTATTGATTATATTAAAAACTATGATTTCGCACTTCCGGCAAGCATAGATTTTTTAGAACCTAAATTTAAAGAGCTAATTGCAAATATAGACATAAAGGCGATCTCAGCTAACATTATTTCAAATTTAGCAAACATTGGTAAATTAAGCGCTAAATTCTTAACCGATATGGTCATAATCGTAGTTTTTGTATTTTTCTCTTTCGTTTACGGAAACGATCTTGTGAGTTATCTAAAAGAGGCTCTTCCTATGCAAAAAGAGGATACTCAATTCATACTTAGCGAAGTAGCAAATGTAATGAGTGTCGTGTTCTTTTCGATAATAGCCAATATGATCTTACAAGGATTTTTATTTGCGATTATAACGATGTTCTTTGGATACAACGGCTTTTTAACAGGCATTGTATTTGGTTTTTCATCTTTAATTCCCGTAGTCGGCGGGCTACTTGCATGGGGGCCTATCAGCTTATATGAATTTGCTAACGGAAATACTATGGGAGCGATAATAATAGCACTTTATACTATCATTATGATATCAATAGTGGCAGATACTTTTTTAAAACCATTAATAATTAAATTTATAAATGATAGACTAGTTGAGATTCCAACTAAAATCAACGAGCTTCTTATATTTTTCGCGATGATAGCAGGCATCACAACATTTGGTTTTTGGGGCATAATACTTGGCCCGGCGATTGTGACATTCTTTCTCTCCACAATTAAGCTTTATGTCTTACTTAAAGAGAGATCCTTTGTCTAA
- a CDS encoding dynamin family protein, whose amino-acid sequence MLEKFISSYKMTYFKIFGDDFYGRFKAYENALLEPKFHPSSELKDELRKLDLFLSEPVQIAIIGQFSSGKSTFLNALLGFDILPTGVTPVTARLTRIKYGENFSLRVDYKNGKELSLNVNEIAKFVDQRVYGDEVKELCIYAPNPILKLVNFIDTPGLNSLSSSDTNITKEVLDSVSSVIWLSLIENAARASELNDLKEFLQNTGKTAICVLNQKDKLSDLELENVLAHAKITFDGIFEEIIAISAKQANLARKNQDENLMLVSNFKSVLDAIDRHFTSEKIKKKFVLKKCESILAQSINQHEYFCEIYEKAKEVVTKFDFELDANLERIKNKFKPKTETAFNEIKEISKFISDEILSSLKPKKKYKFISKKSLLKSDIYERQEYEMMSFDSDEIFSKLIYNDVKLSKFFRIYRRNLSILEDELKAEIDEIYKNLEREFLIYKSEFENIIKEISIHSDTEFATIRTYAGQIYRLILRDFETVKFNKLQKLSLFFEKLNLKVVANYENAIKIAVHFIKDKIENSAIAYEKDPLHFALFIPTSAETFDRVLISLNLYEFENEMLSNSSFLNKIINELRMEFGEIKEAKIEQLNSLSNRHKALKSELENLSLSFCCD is encoded by the coding sequence ATGCTTGAAAAATTTATATCCTCTTACAAGATGACCTATTTTAAAATTTTCGGAGATGATTTTTACGGGCGATTTAAAGCTTATGAAAATGCGCTTTTAGAGCCTAAATTTCACCCTAGTAGTGAATTAAAAGATGAGCTTAGAAAGCTTGATCTGTTTTTAAGCGAGCCTGTTCAGATCGCTATTATAGGGCAGTTTTCAAGTGGTAAATCGACCTTTTTAAATGCTCTTTTGGGCTTTGATATTTTGCCTACAGGAGTTACACCGGTAACTGCGAGGCTCACGCGCATAAAATATGGCGAAAATTTTTCTTTAAGAGTGGATTATAAAAATGGCAAAGAGCTTAGTCTAAATGTGAATGAAATAGCTAAATTCGTCGATCAGCGCGTTTATGGCGATGAAGTTAAGGAGCTTTGTATATATGCGCCAAATCCTATTTTAAAACTTGTAAATTTTATCGATACTCCTGGACTTAATTCGCTATCAAGCTCGGATACTAACATAACCAAAGAGGTTTTGGATTCCGTTTCAAGCGTTATTTGGCTAAGCCTTATAGAAAATGCCGCTCGCGCAAGTGAATTAAATGATCTTAAAGAGTTCTTGCAAAATACTGGTAAAACAGCAATTTGTGTATTAAATCAAAAGGATAAACTAAGCGATCTTGAGCTCGAAAATGTATTGGCTCATGCGAAAATAACATTTGATGGAATTTTTGAAGAGATTATTGCTATTTCTGCTAAGCAGGCTAATTTGGCTAGAAAAAATCAAGATGAAAATTTAATGCTTGTTTCAAATTTTAAAAGTGTTTTAGATGCTATAGATAGACACTTTACGAGCGAAAAAATAAAAAAGAAATTTGTGTTAAAAAAATGCGAGAGTATTTTGGCTCAAAGTATAAATCAGCATGAGTATTTTTGTGAAATTTACGAAAAGGCTAAAGAGGTTGTAACTAAATTTGATTTTGAACTTGATGCAAATTTAGAGCGAATTAAAAATAAATTTAAACCAAAAACAGAGACAGCCTTTAATGAAATAAAGGAAATTTCAAAGTTTATTAGTGATGAAATTTTAAGTAGTTTAAAGCCTAAAAAAAAGTATAAATTTATATCCAAAAAGTCGCTTTTAAAGAGTGATATTTACGAAAGGCAAGAGTATGAAATGATGAGCTTTGATAGTGATGAGATTTTTTCAAAGCTTATTTATAATGATGTAAAGCTTAGTAAATTTTTTAGAATTTATAGGCGAAATTTATCTATACTTGAGGATGAGCTTAAGGCTGAGATCGATGAAATTTATAAAAATTTAGAGCGTGAATTTCTGATTTATAAATCCGAGTTTGAAAATATAATTAAAGAGATTTCTATACACTCTGATACTGAGTTTGCTACGATTAGAACTTATGCGGGGCAAATTTATAGATTGATATTAAGAGATTTTGAAACGGTTAAATTTAACAAGCTTCAAAAGCTCTCTTTGTTTTTTGAAAAGCTAAATTTAAAAGTAGTTGCAAACTATGAAAATGCTATAAAAATTGCTGTGCATTTTATAAAAGATAAGATCGAAAACTCCGCCATTGCTTACGAAAAAGATCCGCTGCATTTTGCGCTATTTATCCCAACTAGTGCTGAGACTTTTGATAGGGTTTTGATATCTCTTAATTTATATGAATTTGAAAATGAGATGCTATCAAATAGCTCATTTTTGAACAAAATTATAAATGAGCTTAGAATGGAATTTGGCGAGATAAAAGAGGCTAAAATAGAGCAGCTAAATAGCCTCTCAAATAGACATAAAGCCCTAAAGAGCGAGCTTGAAAATCTTAGTTTATCTTTTTGTTGTGACTAA
- a CDS encoding dynamin family protein produces MDKFLSEIWGSDKLFLDMKKLLIGDERLLAVLMATNQKNYDRFIAIYDFRDILHTLNLKANIYSVQSAQVGIINALLNSKISKNRLLDTLKRLQNEAIITALELENLENFINSISADSGTENQNKNNEQKDFFHTKMDNLDFIYEKLLSLCNGRYYEDRLKKAKQKNSELVFNVVVTGVVNAGKSTLLNAILGTKVLGTSNVPETVNLTILKHSDNSFARVKFWNESELRELDLDINDDIRRFVGKEIEIKPEELKGYTTAQNEISKAVKIVELYENLELLRDGICIVDTPGIDDVVFLREEIARRYMNECDLMVHLMNVSQSATQKDVEFLINSLKSSNIVRLVVVLTHADLLQVQDLSEVINYTKKSLEKELKTNGLDKISNKINFFTISAKKFFEGDEDSGVDSFKEYLYEIFFGQHSEKSRLVLEAYKKELISVASEFLEETKESLLHLTGSNLELSQNLKSLKERKDALTEEFKAIEDMVISEFEKIDINSLDADFLMSLRLVGTTLKDRILNEVDFAKRRKENIDEDRIKYIIQTSLNDGLLATARIKRNEILRRIKSCATNISLKFADFKIDADEKVFNIGDYLSAQGVSFGYMDVAQKICKFLNSKELENSINTSLEEFLKDEKIANFVFNLIKFEKDEFEKRLNAKMQHRRIIFEEDERRLAKESEILSKTGGEIAENLIHFEKLRDDLSSILEELKDA; encoded by the coding sequence ATGGATAAATTTTTAAGTGAAATTTGGGGTAGTGATAAGTTGTTTTTGGATATGAAAAAACTTCTTATCGGCGATGAGAGATTACTAGCCGTTTTGATGGCTACTAATCAGAAAAATTATGATAGATTTATTGCCATTTACGACTTTAGGGATATTTTACATACATTAAATTTGAAAGCTAACATATACAGCGTCCAAAGCGCTCAAGTTGGGATAATAAATGCTCTTTTAAACTCAAAAATTTCAAAAAATAGACTATTAGATACCCTTAAAAGACTTCAAAATGAAGCTATTATAACTGCTTTAGAGCTAGAAAATTTAGAAAATTTTATAAATTCCATATCTGCTGACTCTGGTACTGAAAACCAAAACAAAAATAATGAACAAAAAGATTTTTTTCATACTAAGATGGACAATTTAGATTTTATTTACGAGAAACTTTTATCTCTTTGCAATGGAAGATATTATGAAGATAGATTAAAAAAAGCAAAACAAAAAAATAGCGAACTTGTATTTAATGTAGTTGTAACCGGAGTTGTAAATGCAGGCAAATCCACTCTGCTAAACGCTATTTTGGGAACTAAAGTTTTAGGTACTTCAAATGTGCCGGAAACTGTAAATTTAACTATTCTAAAGCATTCTGATAACTCTTTTGCGAGAGTAAAATTTTGGAATGAAAGTGAGTTAAGAGAGCTTGATTTAGACATAAATGATGATATAAGGCGTTTTGTAGGCAAAGAGATTGAAATAAAACCCGAGGAATTAAAAGGCTATACTACCGCTCAAAATGAAATTTCAAAGGCTGTTAAAATTGTAGAGCTATATGAAAATTTAGAGCTCTTAAGAGATGGGATATGTATAGTCGACACTCCAGGCATAGATGATGTCGTGTTTTTGCGTGAAGAGATTGCGCGAAGGTATATGAATGAGTGCGATTTGATGGTGCATTTAATGAATGTAAGTCAAAGTGCTACGCAAAAAGATGTAGAGTTTTTGATAAATTCGCTTAAAAGCTCTAATATAGTTAGGCTTGTAGTAGTTCTTACACATGCTGATTTGTTGCAGGTTCAGGATTTGAGCGAAGTGATAAACTACACTAAAAAAAGTCTAGAAAAAGAGCTTAAAACAAACGGGCTTGATAAAATTTCAAACAAGATTAATTTCTTTACAATTAGTGCCAAGAAGTTTTTTGAAGGTGATGAAGATAGCGGAGTGGATAGCTTTAAAGAGTATCTTTATGAGATATTTTTTGGACAGCATAGCGAGAAATCAAGGCTTGTATTGGAAGCATACAAAAAAGAGCTTATCTCTGTTGCAAGCGAGTTTTTAGAAGAGACTAAAGAGAGCTTACTTCATTTAACCGGTTCAAATTTAGAGCTAAGTCAAAATCTAAAAAGCCTAAAAGAGAGAAAAGACGCCCTTACCGAAGAGTTTAAGGCTATAGAAGATATGGTTATTAGTGAATTTGAGAAGATTGATATAAATAGCCTTGATGCTGATTTTTTAATGAGCTTAAGATTAGTTGGCACAACTCTTAAAGATAGGATTTTAAATGAAGTTGATTTTGCTAAAAGGCGTAAAGAAAATATAGATGAGGATAGAATAAAATACATCATTCAAACATCTCTAAACGACGGTCTTTTGGCTACAGCTAGAATAAAACGAAATGAAATTTTAAGACGCATAAAATCTTGCGCCACAAATATTAGTTTAAAATTTGCAGATTTTAAGATTGATGCAGATGAGAAGGTGTTTAATATCGGAGATTATCTAAGCGCACAAGGTGTCAGTTTTGGATATATGGATGTAGCGCAAAAAATTTGCAAATTTTTAAATTCAAAAGAGTTGGAAAATAGTATAAATACAAGTTTAGAAGAGTTTTTAAAAGATGAAAAGATTGCCAATTTTGTATTTAATTTAATTAAGTTTGAAAAAGATGAGTTTGAAAAGAGGCTTAACGCAAAAATGCAGCATAGACGCATAATTTTTGAAGAGGATGAAAGAAGGCTTGCGAAAGAGAGTGAAATTTTAAGCAAAACAGGTGGCGAAATAGCCGAAAATTTAATTCATTTTGAAAAATTAAGAGATGATTTGAGCTCTATTTTAGAGGAGTTAAAAGATGCTTGA
- a CDS encoding fumarate reductase iron-sulfur subunit gives MSRKITIRAFKYNPLSKISKPHFASYELDETPGMSLFIALNVIREKFDPDLSFDFVCRAGICGSCGMLVNGTPKLACRTLTKDYESGVIELMPLPVFKLLKDLSVDTGNWMNAMSKRVESWIHTDHETDISKLEEKVEPEVAQEVFELDRCIECGICVAACGTAIMRPDFIGAVGLNRVARFKIDALDKRTDEDFYELVGDDDGVFGCMTLLGCEDNCPKHLPLQSKIAYMRRKLATVK, from the coding sequence ATGAGTAGAAAAATTACAATTAGAGCATTTAAATATAATCCATTAAGCAAAATTTCAAAACCACATTTTGCTTCGTATGAGCTAGATGAGACTCCTGGTATGTCGCTATTTATAGCGTTAAATGTTATTAGAGAGAAATTTGATCCAGATCTTAGCTTTGACTTCGTATGTAGAGCGGGAATCTGCGGAAGCTGCGGAATGTTGGTAAACGGTACGCCAAAGCTTGCTTGTAGAACACTTACAAAAGACTACGAAAGCGGTGTAATAGAGCTTATGCCACTTCCTGTGTTTAAGCTACTAAAAGACTTAAGCGTGGATACTGGCAACTGGATGAACGCTATGAGTAAAAGAGTCGAGAGCTGGATACATACAGATCACGAAACCGATATTAGCAAGCTTGAAGAGAAGGTCGAGCCTGAAGTGGCACAAGAGGTTTTTGAGCTTGATAGATGTATAGAGTGCGGAATCTGCGTAGCGGCTTGCGGAACAGCTATAATGAGACCTGATTTTATCGGTGCTGTTGGACTTAACCGTGTAGCAAGATTTAAAATAGATGCACTTGATAAAAGAACAGACGAAGACTTCTATGAGCTTGTGGGTGATGATGACGGAGTATTCGGATGTATGACTCTTCTAGGGTGTGAAGACAACTGTCCAAAACACCTTCCGCTTCAAAGCAAAATCGCATATATGCGTCGCAAACTAGCTACAGTAAAATAA